In Arvicanthis niloticus isolate mArvNil1 chromosome 4, mArvNil1.pat.X, whole genome shotgun sequence, a single window of DNA contains:
- the Gba1 gene encoding lysosomal acid glucosylceramidase: MHPGVMAAWLIGVFLFQAVSWASGAQPCIPKSFGYSSVVCVCNATYCDSLDPLTLPAPGTFSRYESTRSGRRMELSVGSIQANRTGTGLLLTLQPEEKFQKVKGFGGAMTDATALNILALSPPAQKLLLRSYFSSEGIEYNIIRVPMASCDFSIRVYTYADTPNDFQLSNFSLPEEDTKLKIPLIHQALKMSPRPISLFASPWTSPTWLKTNGAVNGKGSLKGQPGDIYHRTWANYFVKFLDAYAQYGIKFWAVTVENEPTAGLFTGYPFQCLGFTAEHERDFIAYDLGPALTNSSHDVKLFMLDDQRLLLPRWAQVVLSDPEAAKYVHGIAVHWYMDFLAPAKATLGETHRLFPNTMLFASEACVGSKFWEQSVRLGSWDRGMQYSHSIITNLLYHVTGWTDWNLALNPEGGPNWVRNFVDSPIIVDIPKDTFYKQPMFYHLGHFSKFIPEGSQRVELVASKKNDLETVALIRPDGSAVVVVLNRSSKDVPLTISDPALGFLETISPGYSIHTYLWRRQ; encoded by the exons ATGCATCCTGGTGTCATGGCTGCCTGGCTCATAGGAGTCTTCCTGTTTCAGGCAGTATCTTGGGCATCCG GTGCCCAACCCTGCATCCCCAAAAGCTTTGGCTACAGCTCAGTGGTCTGTGTCTGCAATGCAACGTACTGTGATTCTCTTGACCCCCTGACCTTACCGGCTCCGGGTACCTTCAGCCGTTATGAGAGCACTCGAAGTGGACGTCGGATGGAGCTGAGTGTTGGGTCCATCCAGGCCAACCGTACTGGCACAG GGCTACTTCTCACTTTGCAGCCAGAAGAGAAGTTCCAGAAAGTGAAAGGATTTGGAGGTGCCATGACAGACGCCACTGCACTCAACATCCTTGCCTTGTCCCCCCCAGCTCAGAAGCTGCTCCTCAGATCCTACTTCTCCAGCGAGG GAATTGAATATAACATCATCCGGGTGCCCATGGCCAGTTGTGACTTCTCCATCCGTGTCTACACCTATGCTGACACCCCTAATGACTTCCAGTTATCCAACTTCAGCCTCCCAGAGGAAGACACCAAGCTCAAG ATACCCCTGATTCACCAAGCCCTGAAGATGTCCCCACGCCCCATTTCACTCTTTGCCAGTCCCTGGACATCACCCACTTGGCTCAAGACCAATGGAGCAGTGAATGGGAAGGGGTCACTGAAGGGTCAGCCAGGAGATATCTATCACCGGACCTGGGCCAATTACTTTGTCAA GTTTCTGGATGCGTATGCTCAGTATGGCATAAAATTTTGGGCAGTGACAGTGGAGAACGAACCTACTGCAGGGCTCTTCACTGGGTACCCCTTCCAATGCCTGGGCTTCACTGCTGAACACGAGAGAGACTTCATTGCCTATGACCTAGGGCCAGCCCTTACCAACAGTTCTCATGATGTGAAGCTGTTTATGTTAGATGATCAGCGGTTGCTGCTACCCCGCTGGGCACAGGTG GTGCTATCTGACCCAGAGGCAGCTAAGTATGTTCATGGCATTGCTGTACACTGGTATATGGATTTCCTGGCTCCAGCCAAAGCTACTTTAGGAGAGACACACCGCTTGTTCCCCAACACAATGCTCTTTGCATCAGAGGCCTGCGTGGGCTCCAAGTTCTGGGAACAGAGCGTTCGGTTGGGCTCCTGGGACCGAGGGATGCAGTACAGTCACAGCATCATCACG AACCTCCTGTATCACGTAACTGGATGGACTGACTGGAACCTGGCCCTGAATCCTGAAGGAGGGCCCAACTGGGTCCGCAACTTTGTTGATAGCCCCATTATTGTTGACATCCCCAAGGACACATTTTATAAACAGCCCATGTTCTACCATCTTGGCCACTTCAG CAAGTTCATTCCTGAGGGATCCCAGCGAGTCGAGTTGGTGGCCAGCAAGAAAAACGACTTGGAGACAGTGGCACTGATACGCCCTGATGGCTCTGCAGTCGTGGTCGTGTTAAACCG atcTTCTAAGGATGTCCCACTTACCATCAGTGATCCTGCCTTGGGCTTCCTGGAGACCATCTCACCTGGCTACTCCATTCACACTTACCTGTGGCGTCGCCAGTGA
- the Mtx1 gene encoding metaxin-1 → MRLGGPPRSARSGQRPERARGCRGHVQFGKCPQRPISRTRCPSPKPSVSPAVRGYTRPRRRESPKRVWTAALLPYGGRFRTSPRRYSEGRCPTSYSPAASPDAKNHASPDPKPPVAREAGARGGSWREKADAYEKVLPGQGVCKMAAPMELFCWSGGWGLPSVDLDSLAVLTYTRFTGAPLKVHKISNPWQSPSGTLPALRTSNGKVITVPHKIITHLRKEKYNADYDLSARQGADTLAFMSLLEEKLLPVIIHTFWIDAKNYVEVTRKWYAEAMPFPLNFFLPGRMQRQYMERLQLLCGEHKSESEEELEKELYQEARECLTLLSQRLGSQKFFFGDAPASLDAFVFSHLALLLQAKLPSGKLQAHLRGLHNLCVYCTHILNLYFPRDGAEVPPPRQTPAAPETEEEPYRRRTQILSVLAGLAAMVGYALLSGIVSIQRTSPTRAPGTRALGLAEEDEED, encoded by the exons ATGCGGCTCGGGGGACCCCCCCGCAGCGCCCGCTCCGGGCAGAGACCTGAGAGGGCCCGGGGTTGTCGAGGCCATGTGCAGTTTGGCAAGTGCCCCCAGAGGCCGATAAGCCGCACCAGATGTCCCTCTCCCAAGCCCTCTGTGTCTCCGGCGGTTCGTGGCTACACTCGGCCGAGGCGCCGCGAATCTCCCAAGCGCGTCTGGACCGCAGCCTTGCTCCCTTACGGGGGCCGCTTCAGGACGAGCCCTCGGCGCTACTCAGAAGGCCGGTGCCCCACCTCCTACAGTCCCGCCGCGTCACCGGACGCGAAAAACCACGCCTCCCCAGACCCCAAACCCCCAGTGGCCAGAGAGGCAGGGGCCAGGGGCGGTTCCTGGCGAGAAAAGGCGGACGCTTACGAGAAGGTGCTTCCGGGTCAGGGAGTGTGCAAGATGGCGGCGCCCATGGAGCTATTCTGCTGGTCAGGGGGCTGGGGATTGCCGTCGGTGGACCTGGATAGTCTGGCCGTGCTG ACCTATACCAGATTTACAGGTGCTCCACTGAAGGTCCACAAGATCAGCAATCCTTGGCAGAGCCCTTCAG GAACTCTGCCTGCTCTTCGAACCAGTAATGGAAAAGTCATCACAGTACCACACAAGATCATCACCCATCTTCGTAAAGAG AAATATAATGCCGACTATGATCTGTCAGCTCGACAAGGAGCAGATACCCTAGCCTTCATGTCTCTGCTGGAAGAGAAACTACTCCCTGTGATA ATCCATACTTTTTGGATAGATGCCAAGAACTATGTGGAAGTGACCCGAAAGTGGTATGCAGAGGCTATGCCCTTtcccctcaatttcttcttgccTGGCCGTATGCAACGCCAATACATGGAGCGCCTGCAGCTGCTGTGTGGCGAGCACAAgtcagagagtgaggaggaacTAGAAAAAGAG CTGTATCAAGAGGCTCGAGAGTGCCTAACTCTTCTCTCTCAGCGTCTGGGCTCTCAGAAGTTCTTCTTCGGAGATGC ccctGCTTCCCTGGACGCCTTTGTTTTTAGCCATTTGGCCCTGCTGCTGCAGGCAAAGCTGCCCAGTGGGAAGCTGCAGGCCCACCTTCGGGGGCTGCACAACCTCTGTGTCTACTGCACCCACATCCTCAACCTCTACTTTCCCCGGGATGGAG CTGAGGTACCACCTCCACGCCAGACACCAGCAGCCCCTGAGACTGAGGAGGAGCCATACCGGCGCAGGACCCAGATTCTCTCTGTGCTGGCAGGGCTGGCAGCCATGGTGGGCTATGCCCTGCTCAGTGGTATTGTTTCTATCCAGCGGACAAGCCCTACTCGGGCCCCGGGCACCCGGGCCTTGGGCCTGgctgaggaggatgaagaggactGA
- the Thbs3 gene encoding thrombospondin-3 isoform X1, translated as MPPSLFPSQSPCLPEVVNRLSGMEKPELWGALALLLLCSYTCGSQDLQVIDLLTVGESRQMVAVAEKIRTALLTAGDIYLLSTFRLPPKQGGVLFGLYSRQDNTRWLEASVVGKINKVLVRYQREDGKVHAVNLQQAGLADGRTHTALLRLRGPSRPSPGLQLYVDCKLGDQHAGLPALAPIPPAEVSGLEIRTGQKAYLRMQGFVESMKIILGGSMARVGALSECPFQGDESIHNAVTSALQSILGEQTKALVTQLTLFNQILVELRDDIRDQVKEMSLIRNTIMECQVCGFHEQRSHCSPSPCFRGVDCMEVYEYPGYRCGPCPPGLQGNGTHCDDINECAHADPCFPGSSCINTMPGFHCEACPPGYKGTRVSGVGIDYARASKQVCNDMDECNDGNNGGCDPNSICTNTVGSFKCGPCRLGFLGNQSQGCIPARTCHSPAHSPCHIHAHCLFERNGAVSCQCNVGWAGNGNVCGPDTDIDGYPDQALPCMDNNKHCKQDNCLLTPNSGQEDADNDGVGDQCDDDADGDGIKNVEDNCRLFPNKDQQNSDTDSFGDACDNCPNVPNNDQKDTDGNGEGDACDNDVDGDGIPNGLDNCPKVPNPLQTDRDEDGVGDACDSCPEMSNPTQTDADSDLVGDVCDTNEDSDGDGHQDTKDNCPQLPNSSQLDSDNDGLGDECDGDDDNDGVPDYVPPGPDNCRLVPNPNQKDSDGNGVGDVCEDDFDNDAVVDPLDVCPESAEVTLTDFRAYQTVILDPEGDAQIDPNWVVLNQGMEIVQTMNSDPGLAVGYTAFNGVDFEGTFHVNTVTDDDYAGFLFSYQDSGRFYVVMWKQTEQTYWQATPFRAVAQPGLQLKAVTSISGPGEHLRNALWHTGHTPDQVRLLWTDPRNVGWRDKTSYRWRLLHRPQVGYIRVKLYEGPQLVADSGVIIDTSMRGGRLGVFCFSQENIIWSNLQYRCNDTVPEDFEPFRRQLLQGRV; from the exons ATGCCTCCAAG TCTTTTTCCCTCCCAGTCGCCTTGCCTGCCAGAGGTAGTGAACCGGCTAAGCGGCATGGAGAAGCCGGAACTTTGGGGTGCCCTGGCTCTTCTCCTCCTTTGCTCTTACACATGTGGCAGTCAGGACCTTCAGG TAATTGACCTGCTGACGGTAGGCGAGTCCAGGCAAATGGTAGCTGTGGCAGAGAAGATCCGGACAGCGTTGCTCACTGCAGGGGACATCTACCTCTTGTCCACTTTCCGCCTCCCCCCAAAGCAAGGTGGTGTCCTCTTTGGCCTGTACTCTCGCCAAGACAACACACGATGGCTGGAAGCCTCTGTTGTGGGCAAGATCAACAAAG TGCTGGTGCGGTACCAGCGGGAAGATGGCAAAGTCCACGCAGTGAACCTACAGCAAGCAGGTCTGGCTGATGGGCGCACACACACGGCTCTCCTGAGACTCCGAGGACCTTCTCGACCCAGCCCTGGTCTGCAGCTGTATGTGGACTGTAAACTGGGTGACCAACATGCTGGCCTTCCAGCACTGGCCCCCATTCCTCCAGCAGAGGTCAGTGGACTGGAGATTAGAACTGGACAAAAGGCTTATCTGAGGATGCAG GGCTTTGTGGAATCAATGAAAATTATTCTGGGTGGATCCATGGCTCGGGTAGGAGCCTTGAGTGAATGTCCGTTCCAAGGAGATGAGTCCATTCACAATGCAG TGACCAGTGCGCTGCAATCCATTCTAG GGGAGCAGACCAAGGCGCTGGTCACCCAGCTCACCCTCTTCAACCAGATCCTGGTGGAGCTTCGGGATGACATCCGAGACCAG GTAAAGGAAATGTCCCTCATCCGGAACACCATCATGGAGTGTCAGGTGTGCG GTTTCCACGAGCAGCGTTCACACTGCAGCCCCAGCCCCTGCTTCAGAGGCGTGGACTGCATGGAAGTGTATGAGTACCCAGGCTACCGCTGTGGGCCGTGCCCACCCGGCCTGCAGGGCAACGGCACCCACTGTGATGATATTAATGAG TGTGCTCATGCTGACCCCTGTTTCCCGGGGTCCAGCTGCATCAACACCATGCCTGGATTCCACTGTGAAGCCTGTCCTCCAGGGTACAAAGGTACCCGAGTGTCTGGTGTGGGCATCGACTATGCTCGAGCCAGCAAACAG GTCTGCAATGACATGGACGAATGTAATGATGGTAACAATGGAGGCTGTGACCCAAATTCCATCTGCACCAACACGGTG GGATCTTTCAAATGTGGTCCCTGCCGCCTGGGTTTCCTGGGGAACCAGAGCCAGGGCTGCATTCCAGCAAGGACCTGCCACAGCCCTGCCCACAGCCCCTGCCACATCCATGCCCACTGTCTCTTTGAACGCAATGGTGCCGTATCATGCCAG TGTAACGTGGGCTGGGCAGGGAACGGGAACGTGTGTGGGCCTGACACAGACATAGACGGCTATCCAGACCAAGCGCTTCCCTGCATGGATAACAACAAACACTGCAAGCAG GACAATTGCCTTTTGACCCCCAACTCTGGGCAAGAAGATGCTGATAATGATGGTGTCGGGGACCAGTGTGATGATGACGCTGATGGGGATGGTATCAAGAATGTTGAG GACAATTGCCGACTGTTCCCTAACAAGGACCAGCAGAATTCAGACACAGATTCATTTGGTGATGCCTGTGACAACTGTCCCAATGTTCCCAACAATGACCAGAAGGACACAGATGGCAATGGAGAAGGAGATGCCTGTGACAACGATGTGGATGGGGACG GCATCCCCAATGGGTTGGACAACTGCCCTAAAGTACCCAACCCACTGCAGACTGACCGGGATGAAGATGGAGTGGGAGACGCTTGTGACAGCTGCCCAGAAATGAGCAATCCTACCCAG acagatgcagacagcGACCTGGTGGGGGATGTCTGTGACACCAATGAAGACAG CGATGGAGACGGGCACCAGGACACCAAGGACAACTGTCCCCAGCTGCCAAATAGCTCTCAGCTGGACTCCGACAATGACGGGCTTGGAGATGAGTGTGACGGGGATGATGACAATGACGGTGTCCCAGATTATGTGCCTCCTGGGCCTGATAACTGTCGCCTGGTACCCAATCCTAATCAGAAGGACTCAGATG GCAACGGTGTTGGTGATGTCTGTGAGGATGACTTTGACAATGATGCAGTGGTTGACCCTCTGGATGTGTGCCCAGAAAGTGCAGAAGTTACCCTCACAGATTTCCGGGCCTATCAGACTGTGATTCTGGATCCTGAGGGTGATGCCCAGATCGATCCAAACTGGGTAGTGCTCAACCAG GGCATGGAAATTGTTCAGACTATGAACAGTGACCCAGGTCTTGCAGTTG GATACACGGCCTTCAATGGTGTGGACTTTGAGGGCACTTTCCACGTGAACACGGTCACAGATGATGACTATGCAGGCTTTCTCTTCAGTTACCAGGACAGTGGCCGCTTCTATGTGGTCATGTGGAAACAGACAGAGCAGACCTACTGGCAGGCCACACCTTTCAGAGCAGTGGCCCAACCAGGGCTGCAGCTCAAG GCAGTGACATCAATCTCTGGCCCAGGTGAGCACCTCCGGAATGCTCTGTGGCATACTGGCCACACCCCTGATCAGGTACGACTGCTGTGGACTGATCCACGAAacgtgggctggagagacaagaCGTCCTATAGATGGCGGCTGCTCCACCGGCCCCAAGTTGGCTACATTCG GGTGAAGCTCTATGAGGGTCCCCAGCTAGTGGCAGATTCCGGGGTGATTATTGATACATCCATGCGAGGGGGGCGTCTTGGTGTATTCTGCTTCTCCCAAGAAAACATCATTTGGTCCAATCTCCAGTACCGATGCAATG ACACAGTGCCTGAGGACTTTGAGCCATTCCGGAGGCAACTGCTCCAGGGAAGGGTGTGA
- the Thbs3 gene encoding thrombospondin-3 isoform X2 yields MEVYEYPGYRCGPCPPGLQGNGTHCDDINECAHADPCFPGSSCINTMPGFHCEACPPGYKGTRVSGVGIDYARASKQVCNDMDECNDGNNGGCDPNSICTNTVGSFKCGPCRLGFLGNQSQGCIPARTCHSPAHSPCHIHAHCLFERNGAVSCQCNVGWAGNGNVCGPDTDIDGYPDQALPCMDNNKHCKQDNCLLTPNSGQEDADNDGVGDQCDDDADGDGIKNVEDNCRLFPNKDQQNSDTDSFGDACDNCPNVPNNDQKDTDGNGEGDACDNDVDGDGIPNGLDNCPKVPNPLQTDRDEDGVGDACDSCPEMSNPTQTDADSDLVGDVCDTNEDSDGDGHQDTKDNCPQLPNSSQLDSDNDGLGDECDGDDDNDGVPDYVPPGPDNCRLVPNPNQKDSDGNGVGDVCEDDFDNDAVVDPLDVCPESAEVTLTDFRAYQTVILDPEGDAQIDPNWVVLNQGMEIVQTMNSDPGLAVGYTAFNGVDFEGTFHVNTVTDDDYAGFLFSYQDSGRFYVVMWKQTEQTYWQATPFRAVAQPGLQLKAVTSISGPGEHLRNALWHTGHTPDQVRLLWTDPRNVGWRDKTSYRWRLLHRPQVGYIRVKLYEGPQLVADSGVIIDTSMRGGRLGVFCFSQENIIWSNLQYRCNDTVPEDFEPFRRQLLQGRV; encoded by the exons ATGGAAGTGTATGAGTACCCAGGCTACCGCTGTGGGCCGTGCCCACCCGGCCTGCAGGGCAACGGCACCCACTGTGATGATATTAATGAG TGTGCTCATGCTGACCCCTGTTTCCCGGGGTCCAGCTGCATCAACACCATGCCTGGATTCCACTGTGAAGCCTGTCCTCCAGGGTACAAAGGTACCCGAGTGTCTGGTGTGGGCATCGACTATGCTCGAGCCAGCAAACAG GTCTGCAATGACATGGACGAATGTAATGATGGTAACAATGGAGGCTGTGACCCAAATTCCATCTGCACCAACACGGTG GGATCTTTCAAATGTGGTCCCTGCCGCCTGGGTTTCCTGGGGAACCAGAGCCAGGGCTGCATTCCAGCAAGGACCTGCCACAGCCCTGCCCACAGCCCCTGCCACATCCATGCCCACTGTCTCTTTGAACGCAATGGTGCCGTATCATGCCAG TGTAACGTGGGCTGGGCAGGGAACGGGAACGTGTGTGGGCCTGACACAGACATAGACGGCTATCCAGACCAAGCGCTTCCCTGCATGGATAACAACAAACACTGCAAGCAG GACAATTGCCTTTTGACCCCCAACTCTGGGCAAGAAGATGCTGATAATGATGGTGTCGGGGACCAGTGTGATGATGACGCTGATGGGGATGGTATCAAGAATGTTGAG GACAATTGCCGACTGTTCCCTAACAAGGACCAGCAGAATTCAGACACAGATTCATTTGGTGATGCCTGTGACAACTGTCCCAATGTTCCCAACAATGACCAGAAGGACACAGATGGCAATGGAGAAGGAGATGCCTGTGACAACGATGTGGATGGGGACG GCATCCCCAATGGGTTGGACAACTGCCCTAAAGTACCCAACCCACTGCAGACTGACCGGGATGAAGATGGAGTGGGAGACGCTTGTGACAGCTGCCCAGAAATGAGCAATCCTACCCAG acagatgcagacagcGACCTGGTGGGGGATGTCTGTGACACCAATGAAGACAG CGATGGAGACGGGCACCAGGACACCAAGGACAACTGTCCCCAGCTGCCAAATAGCTCTCAGCTGGACTCCGACAATGACGGGCTTGGAGATGAGTGTGACGGGGATGATGACAATGACGGTGTCCCAGATTATGTGCCTCCTGGGCCTGATAACTGTCGCCTGGTACCCAATCCTAATCAGAAGGACTCAGATG GCAACGGTGTTGGTGATGTCTGTGAGGATGACTTTGACAATGATGCAGTGGTTGACCCTCTGGATGTGTGCCCAGAAAGTGCAGAAGTTACCCTCACAGATTTCCGGGCCTATCAGACTGTGATTCTGGATCCTGAGGGTGATGCCCAGATCGATCCAAACTGGGTAGTGCTCAACCAG GGCATGGAAATTGTTCAGACTATGAACAGTGACCCAGGTCTTGCAGTTG GATACACGGCCTTCAATGGTGTGGACTTTGAGGGCACTTTCCACGTGAACACGGTCACAGATGATGACTATGCAGGCTTTCTCTTCAGTTACCAGGACAGTGGCCGCTTCTATGTGGTCATGTGGAAACAGACAGAGCAGACCTACTGGCAGGCCACACCTTTCAGAGCAGTGGCCCAACCAGGGCTGCAGCTCAAG GCAGTGACATCAATCTCTGGCCCAGGTGAGCACCTCCGGAATGCTCTGTGGCATACTGGCCACACCCCTGATCAGGTACGACTGCTGTGGACTGATCCACGAAacgtgggctggagagacaagaCGTCCTATAGATGGCGGCTGCTCCACCGGCCCCAAGTTGGCTACATTCG GGTGAAGCTCTATGAGGGTCCCCAGCTAGTGGCAGATTCCGGGGTGATTATTGATACATCCATGCGAGGGGGGCGTCTTGGTGTATTCTGCTTCTCCCAAGAAAACATCATTTGGTCCAATCTCCAGTACCGATGCAATG ACACAGTGCCTGAGGACTTTGAGCCATTCCGGAGGCAACTGCTCCAGGGAAGGGTGTGA